The proteins below are encoded in one region of Clostridiales bacterium:
- a CDS encoding V-type ATP synthase subunit K — MEWTNFLGFIKQYGGPIFAIFGAGFAAFMAGMGSAKGVGLVGEVSTGLVTEDPDKFGRTLILQVIPGTQGFYGFITALIILSRIGLLSGNLKPLTLYQGLLFLAASLPVAFVEYSSAISQGKTAAAGIQIIAKRPEKFFDGVIYAVMVETYAVLALIVSVLMIVNIPL; from the coding sequence ATGGAATGGACAAATTTTCTTGGCTTTATAAAACAATATGGCGGACCGATATTTGCAATTTTTGGCGCGGGCTTTGCAGCGTTTATGGCAGGCATGGGTTCAGCGAAGGGTGTTGGCTTGGTAGGAGAGGTATCGACAGGGCTCGTAACCGAAGATCCGGATAAGTTCGGAAGGACATTGATACTACAGGTTATTCCGGGAACGCAGGGTTTTTATGGTTTTATCACGGCTCTTATAATATTATCCAGGATTGGTCTCCTTTCAGGTAACTTGAAGCCATTGACACTGTATCAGGGGCTTTTGTTTCTTGCAGCATCGCTTCCTGTAGCATTTGTCGAATACAGTTCCGCAATATCCCAGGGAAAGACTGCCGCAGCGGGAATACAGATAATTGCTAAAAGGCCTGAAAAATTTTTCGACGGCGTCATATATGCAGTAATGGTTGAAACATATGCGGTGCTTGCACTTATTGTATCGGTTCTTATGATTGTCAATATACCTCTTTAG
- a CDS encoding V-type ATP synthase subunit E, protein MAEIDNLKNRIIKDGMQKASEIEGEALKKVDNIIAEARKKAEKIVKDAKERAKEEGLKSSERIISGAELDKRNMILAAKQDLIDSVFKSAIQKIRSMKDDEYTALIEKLLLRNVESGDEEVIFAENDKHRIDSGLLKRVNEKLAGLNKQGKLTESRQTVGIESGFILKKGGVEVNCSIEALVWSLRESLETSIAAMLFGGK, encoded by the coding sequence ATGGCTGAGATAGACAACTTAAAAAACAGGATAATCAAAGATGGAATGCAGAAAGCCTCGGAAATTGAGGGCGAAGCTTTAAAAAAGGTCGATAATATAATCGCCGAGGCCAGAAAAAAGGCTGAAAAAATAGTAAAGGATGCAAAAGAAAGAGCTAAAGAGGAAGGATTGAAAAGCAGCGAGAGGATTATATCAGGCGCTGAACTCGATAAACGGAATATGATACTTGCCGCAAAGCAGGATTTGATCGATAGCGTTTTTAAAAGCGCAATCCAAAAGATACGAAGCATGAAAGACGATGAATATACCGCATTAATCGAAAAGTTGCTGTTGAGAAACGTTGAATCAGGTGATGAAGAAGTAATTTTTGCGGAAAATGACAAGCACAGGATAGATAGTGGATTGTTGAAAAGGGTAAATGAAAAGCTCGCAGGTTTAAATAAACAGGGCAAGCTCACAGAAAGCCGGCAAACGGTGGGCATTGAATCGGGTTTTATATTAAAGAAAGGTGGAGTTGAAGTAAACTGCTCCATAGAAGCACTTGTGTGGTCTCTTCGGGAAAGCCTTGAAACTTCAATTGCCGCCATGCTGTTTGGCGGCAAATAG
- a CDS encoding V-type ATP synthase subunit C — MDNTVFAGITGRIRSMETKLLGMPKLESLSDASDFEGCIEMLKGTRYDKYINMPSYDEGLKIAVQDLYKEMHKMSPAREVVDIMAVKYDAHNIKCLIKGRLSDLNVENILIDAGTIPVPDLMRIKDEKNFKGIPNILARRMRESVEVYKKTHISNDIDVNIDRGTFEYMMEISKKSGMKYLTEYTSLIIDVTNIMSFIRLKAVGDELATFEKMFIQGGNIGYDIFSPFFGQSLDKFASKIFYTGYYKWANAISEYMKANDIGYLEKFRDDYIMDFIKKARYVSLGPQIVIAYIAAVENEIRMLRIILTGKKNNVKPESIKKRLRDVYV, encoded by the coding sequence ATGGATAATACGGTTTTTGCCGGTATAACCGGCCGAATAAGGTCCATGGAAACGAAGCTTTTAGGTATGCCGAAATTAGAATCTCTTTCGGATGCATCTGATTTTGAGGGATGCATTGAAATGCTAAAGGGAACAAGATATGACAAGTATATAAACATGCCGTCATATGATGAAGGCTTAAAAATAGCTGTACAGGATTTGTATAAGGAAATGCATAAAATGTCTCCTGCTCGTGAAGTAGTTGATATAATGGCTGTAAAATATGATGCGCACAATATTAAATGTCTGATAAAGGGCAGACTTTCAGACTTGAATGTGGAAAACATTTTGATAGATGCGGGCACGATACCTGTTCCGGATTTAATGAGAATAAAGGATGAGAAAAATTTCAAAGGAATTCCAAACATCCTGGCAAGACGCATGCGGGAATCTGTTGAGGTTTATAAAAAAACTCATATTTCAAACGATATAGATGTCAATATCGACAGAGGTACGTTTGAATATATGATGGAAATTTCGAAAAAAAGCGGCATGAAATACCTTACAGAATATACTTCGCTTATAATCGATGTAACAAATATCATGTCGTTTATAAGACTGAAGGCTGTCGGAGACGAGCTTGCGACATTTGAAAAGATGTTCATACAGGGCGGAAATATTGGGTACGATATATTTTCGCCGTTTTTCGGGCAGTCTCTCGATAAATTTGCCTCCAAGATATTTTATACCGGCTATTATAAATGGGCAAACGCTATCAGCGAATATATGAAAGCTAATGATATAGGTTATCTTGAAAAATTCAGGGATGATTATATAATGGATTTCATAAAAAAAGCGAGATATGTAAGTCTTGGACCACAAATCGTAATTGCCTATATTGCCGCAGTTGAAAATGAGATCAGGATGCTGAGGATAATATTGACAGGCAAAAAGAATAATGTTAAACCAGAAAGTATAAAAAAAAGGCTGCGTGATGTCTATGTATAA
- a CDS encoding V-type ATP synthase subunit F, which yields MYKIGAVGERDALMAFLAIGISIKAVENAEDAKNAVNKMADDGYGLIFITENTAKDIKDTIDKYKNKLVPAIILIPGTQGSLGIGLQNIKENVAKAIGVDILSKKEG from the coding sequence ATGTATAAGATAGGGGCTGTAGGTGAAAGGGACGCTCTCATGGCTTTCCTTGCCATCGGCATTTCTATAAAAGCAGTTGAAAATGCAGAAGATGCCAAAAATGCCGTAAATAAAATGGCCGATGATGGATACGGATTGATTTTTATAACGGAAAACACTGCGAAAGATATAAAAGATACTATAGATAAATATAAAAATAAGCTGGTTCCAGCTATAATATTGATTCCAGGAACACAAGGGAGCCTTGGCATAGGGCTTCAAAACATAAAAGAAAACGTTGCGAAGGCTATCGGAGTCGATATTCTATCTAAGAAAGAAGGTTGA